In a genomic window of Chrysemys picta bellii isolate R12L10 chromosome 1, ASM1138683v2, whole genome shotgun sequence:
- the LOC101944055 gene encoding LOW QUALITY PROTEIN: zinc finger BED domain-containing protein 5-like (The sequence of the model RefSeq protein was modified relative to this genomic sequence to represent the inferred CDS: substituted 3 bases at 3 genomic stop codons), which translates to STTGETLIKPCAKDIVTCMLSEQSGKKIDAVQLSNNTVARRIKDLADDIEKELVCRLKICHEYSLQLDESTDVSGLAVLLVFVRYRFNNIIEEDLLLCESLQSNTTGEEIFNCINNFIRKHVISWGKCIDVCTDGARAMIGKMKGVVTRILSVAPESTKNHCVLHRQALAVKKIPAYLKIVLDEAVQMINFVKSRPLQSRLFKILCEEMGSQHKTLLLHTEVRWLSRGKVLVRLFELCNELLVFFTSDNSGCKFNDCLTNSSWLLRLAYLADIFAKLNEINLSPQGKNVTIFTMDKISSLKKKLEFWASSVEQNNFDCFPTVHEFLTEINSTVHEEVSSTILQHLRDLQASLLEYFPSTTTDDNAWVRNPFVITAKPVGFTVHDYESLIDLISDSDLKQKFKDLPLNNFWSSLIEEYSNVAKRAVQVLLPFTTTYLXETXSSXYTATKTKYRNRLDAAPDMRIQLSSIIPNIKRICDRKMQKHQSH; encoded by the coding sequence tccACTACTGGAGAAACACTTATCAAGCCTTGCGCAAAAGATATTGTAACGTGCATGTTGAGCGAGCAGTCTGGTAAAAAAATTGATGCTGTACAGTTGTCAAATAATACTGTTGCACGCCGTATTAAAGATCTTGCCGATGACATAGAAAAAGAGCTAGTTTGCCGACTGAAAATTTGCCATGAGTATTCATTGCAGCTAGATGAGTCCACTGATGTTTCAGGACTTGCTGTGCTACTAGTATTTGTCCGATATAGATTTAATAATATTATTGAAGAGGACCTGCTCTTATGTGAATCTCTGCAAAGCAACACGACTGGAGAAGAAATATTCAACTGCATCAACAATTTTATCAGAAAGCACGTAATTAGTTGGGgaaaatgtattgatgtatgtACTGACGGTGCTCGGGCAATGATTGGGAAGATGAAGGGAGTTGTAACGCGAATCCTAAGTGTGGCACCAGAAAGCACTAAGAACCATTGTGTTCTACACAGACAAGCACTTGCAGTTAAAAAAATACCAGCATATCTGAAAATTGTGCTCGATGAAGCAGTACAAATGATCAATTTTGTCAAATCTCGACCACTTCAATCCAGgttatttaaaattttgtgtGAGGAAATGGGTAGTCAGCACAAAACGCTTCTTTTACATACAGAAGTGAGGTGGCTATCCAGAGGAAAAGTGCTTGTGAGGCTTTTTGAGCTTTGTAATGAACTACTGGTATTCTTCACTTCAGATAATTCAGGATGCAAATTTAATGACTGTCTGACAAATTCCTCCTGGCTACTGAGACTTGCATATCTTGCagatatttttgcaaaattaaatgaaattaatctgTCGCCGCAAGGGAAGAATGTGACCATTTTTACAATGGATAAAATTTCGTCGTTAAAAAAGAAGCTGGAATTCTGGGCATCTTCTGTAGAACAGAATAACTTCGACTGCTTCCCTACAGTACATGAATTTCTGACTGAAATAAATTCTACAGTCCATGAAGAAGTTTCCAGCACCATTTTACAGCACTTACGTGACTTGCAGGCCTCTTTATTAGAATATTTTCCTTCTACAACTACTGATGATAATGCTTGGGTTCGAAATCCATTTGTAATTACAGCCAAACCAGTCGGCTTTACTGTGCATGATTATGAAAGCCTAATTGACTTAATTTCTGACTctgatttgaaacaaaagtttAAGGATCTTCCGCTGAATAATTTTTGGAGCAGCCTAATAGAAGAGTACTCTAATGTGGCTAAACGTGCAGTTCAAGTGCTCCTTCCTTTTACTACAACTTATTTGTGAGAGACGTGATCTTCGTAGTATACTGCAACAAAAACCAAATATAGGAATAGACTTGATGCTGCACCTGACATGAGGATTCAACTTTCCAGCATTATTCCTAATATTAAGCGAATTTGTGATAGAAAAATGCAGAAACACCAATCCCATTAA